The uncultured Carboxylicivirga sp. genomic interval ACCTGGAAAGTGGGGATTGATAAACCTATTGATGATCCGGAAGTGTTAGATCGCGAATTGCAAGAGATTGTTTCTATATCGAATGTAGCCTTGGCTACCTCAGGGAATTATCGTAATTTCTATGTGAAAGATGGCAAAAAATATGCTCACACCATAAGTCCATATAATGGATATCCGGTAGTACATCAATTATTGGGAGTATCAGTTCTAGCGCCCGATTGTATGACGGCTGATGCCTATGCAACCGCATTTATGGTATTAGGTGTAGAGAATGCAACGAAAATAGTTGAAAATAATCCTGATTTAGAGGCTTATTTTATATCATCAGGAACCAATGGTGACGAATATGACATAACCTACACAAAGGGCTTTAAAAAGGTTATTGAGAGTAAAAATTAAGAACGATATATTTAAACAAAAAAAGAGAGGCAGCAATATCAATATTGCTGCCTCTTTTTTAATATCATTAGCAACTTGTTGTTTGACTATCGTATTCCTGATCGAAACTTAATTGTTTAATCTTAAAAGATTCTTTACGTGCTAACTTATCCTGAGTAGTAGCACAATAGATGCCTCTTTTGTTCATTTCTCTGTTACTACCAATGTGCATGTTCGGAAATTTTCCATTCTTTTGCAAAAGAATTCTGGTAGCAAATAGTACAAAAACAATGCCCATTAAAGCAACGGATAATAATAGAACTTCCCACATAATTCATCAATTTTGAATTGCAAAAATAGCAAAAACATTTTATATCAATAGTAAAACAAACTTACGATCTCGAATGTTTGAATTAATGCTGATATTAGAAGACTGAATAGATATGAGGTAGTTCTCAGAGTTCAAAACAGTAACAATTTGAAATTAAAAAATATGTCTGAAAAAGCAGCTGAATTAAGCTTTGAAGATTTTAAAAACGAAGTAATTAACGATTATAAAACAGCTTGTGTAAGTCGAAACATGAGTTTGTTGGCCCGTAAGGAAGTACTGGGAGGGAAAGCTAAGTTTGGAATCTTTGGCGACGGAAAAGAGATTCCTCAGATAGCCATGGCTAAACAATTTAAGGAAGGCGATTGGAGGTCGGGATATTATCGCGATCAAACCTTTATTTTGGCTGCCGGCATGACTACTCCCAAACAGTTTTTCGCCCTTCTTTATGGTGAGACCCGAACAGAGTTGAATCCTGATAATGGCGGACGGTCTTTCAATAATCATTTTGGTACCCGTATTATTGATGATAATGGTAATTGGAAGGATTTAACAAAGCTGAAATGTACCGCATCTGATATTTCACCTACTGCCGGACAAATGCCGCGTTTGGTGGGATTGGCTATGGCATCGAAATTATATCGTAATAATCCTGATCTAAAAAATCATACAGGTTTTAGTGTGAATGGAAACGAGGTTGCATTCGGAACCATAGGTGATGCGAGTACTTCGGAAGGACACTTTTTTGAAACCTTAAATGCAGCATCAGTACTACAAATTCCAATGGCGGTTTCGGTTTGGGATGATGGTTACGGAATATCTGTACCTAAAAGCGTTCAAACAACAAAAGAGAGCATTAGCAAAGCAATGAAAGGCTTTGAAAAAGGACCTAAAGATGCAAGCGGAATGCTTATTTATACTGCTAAAGGATGGGATTATGCAGGCCTATGCCAGATGTATGAAGAAGGTATCCGAAAATGTCGAAATGAGCATGTTCCGGTTTTATTTCATGTTGAAGAATTAACACAACCTGTTGGTCATTCTACTTCTGGTTCTCACGAAAGATATAAAAGTACTGAGAGATTGGAATGGGAAAAGGAGTACGATGGAATAAGGCAGATGCGTATTTGGATGATCGAAAGTAATCTGGCTTCAATTGAGGAACTTGATCAATTGGAAGAAGAGGCATATAAGGAAGTTCGAACTGCACAAAAAGAAGCTTATAAAGAATTTCAGGATTTGTTAAAAGGTGAACGACAGGAGCTAATTGATATTATTACACGTAAGGAATGTGTATGTAGCGATGCAAGTCAACCCAAGATTGATGCATTGGTGAAAGAGCTTAAGTCAAGTATGGCTTTGACCCGTAAAGAAATTTTAAGTACGGCCAGGCGTGCGCTTCGTTTCTATTGCTCTACTTGTGATAAGCCAAACGGAATTAAAAACGAATTGCAAGCCTGGATTAAAAAATATTTCGAAGAGGGTTGGGAGAATTATAGCGCCTGGTTGTATTCCGAAGATGAACACTCTGCATTGAATGTTTCTCCATTGACACCAGCCTATAACGATGATGCTGTAAATGTGCCTGGAAGAGAAATATTACGAGATAATTTCGACTACATTTTTGCCAATTATCCCGAAGTAATCACTTTTGGTGAAGATACAGGATTCCTTGGCGGAGTTAATCAGACCTTAGAAGGCATGCAGGCTAAGTATGGCGATATGCGAGTGCGTGATACAGGGATTCGTGAAACTACCATTTTGGGTAAGGGAATTGGTATGGCATTGCGAGGTTTACGTCCAATTGCCGAAATACAGTATTTCGATTACTTAATGTATGCGCTTCAAACTATGAGCGATGATTTGGCAACAACCCGCTATCGTACTAAAAATGGCCAGAAAGCGCCAGTAATAGTGCGTACTCGTGGCCACCGTTTAGAAGGTATCTGGCATAGTGGTTCGCCTCTAAGCATGGTTATTAATTCTATTAGAGGAATATATGTGTGTGTGCCGCGCGATATGACAAGAGCAGCTGGTTTTTATAATACGCTTTTGCAAGGTGATGATCCAGCATTGGTTATCGAACCATTAAATGGTTATCGACTGAGAGAGCCACAACCTTATAATATTGGAGAATTCAAAATTCCTTTAGGTGTGCCAGAGGTGTTAGTTGAGGGTAATGATGTAACATTGGTTACATATGGCTCATGTGTAAGAATAGCGCAGGAGGCTATCAAACAATTAAATGAACTTGGTGTATCGGTTGAATTGATTGATGTTCAAACCTTGTTGCCTTTTGATATTAAAGGGATCATTGGCGAATCTGTTAAGAAAACTAATCGAATTGTTTTCTTTGATGAAGATGTTCCGGGTGGCGCCACTGCCTATATGATGAATAAAGTAGTTGAAGGTCAAAAGGCATTTTATCATCTTGACGCATCTCCGCGAACCGTTACTGCCAAAGATCACAGACCTGCATATGGTACCGATGGAGATTATTTCAGTAATCCAAGTGCTGAAGATGTTTATGAAGCCATTTATGATATGATGTCAGAAGTCGACCCACATCGATTTCCTTCCATTTATTAAAAAACGCAGAAAAAGAAGGCCGTGTTTCATTTGAAATACGGCCTTCTTTATGTCTTCTTATTGGATATTATACTCTTTTCCCAAACATTTTAACAACTGTGAATAATACACCAATTGCCAGAATATATGATGCCCAAACAGGAAATCCTAATGCCACCGGAAGGGTACCAAAAAACATAGAAATAGCAGCAACCGTTAAAGCATATGGCATTTGAGTTCGTACATGATGAATATGATTACAAGAACAAGCCAAGGAGCTTAAAATAGTAGTGTCAGATATCGGAGAACAGTGATCGCCTAAAACCGAACCCGCTAAAACTGCAGAAACAACATTGTAAAAAAGCGGCATCACTTCATCGTGAGGTAATCCCGAATCTACTCCTAATTTCCAAATCGCAGGAAGCATTAATGGGTAAATAATAGCCATTGTTCCCCAGCTTGAGCCAGTACTAAAAGCAATAAAGGCTGAGAAAATAAATGTTAAGGCCGGAATGAAATATGGGCTGATGTTAATACTGGTTAGAATATGAGTGATGAAATGAGCTGTGTGAAGATGACTGGTCAAAAGAGCTAGCGACCATGCAAATGATAGAATTAGTAATGCATTAAACATTGTTTTAAAGCCATTGATTACTCCTTCAATACTCTCTTTCATCGTTAACAAACGTTGTACAGAAGTAAGTATCATTGCTGAAAATACACCCGATAAAGATGACCAAATTAAGGCATTAAAGACGTCGGCAGCACCAATGGTATGTGATAGCTTTGATGTAAACGATAAGTTATTACTCGCCCATGTAGCAGAATCCCATCCTGTATAAATTAATCCAATTAGAGTTCCTAATACAACAACTAAAATTGGTATGGCGGCATTGTACCATCTGGGAGTAATATCCTCTGAAACTTCCAACTCTTTTAGTATTTGAGGACCTCGTTTGTTGTCTTTCTGATTTATTTCAGGAGTGTGTTCTACTGCTTGTTTTTCGGCTGATAACATCGGACCAAAGTCACGTTTTTGCCAAATGATTAAAGCTACAAAAACCAATGTCAAAATAGGGTAGAATGAGTATTGTAACGAATTTAGAAAAACAGAATAGGGGGTTGTATTTAATCCCAGATTAACAATTCCTTCCTGAATGTAACTTAATTCGGCACCAATCCATGTGGTAATAAATGCAATTGCAGCAATAGGTGCTGAAGTAGAGTCTACCAGGTAAGCGAGTTTTTCACGGGATATCTTAAGCCTATCAGTAACTGGGCGCATGGTATTGCCAACAACCAAGGTATTGGCATAATCATCAAAGAAAATTACAAGTCCCATCAAATAAGTAATAAACTGTCCTGACCGGCGGTTATTGGCATATCTCGAAAGGATATTAACAATTCCTTTCATTCCCCCGTTAAGTGAAATAAGGGTTACCATCCCTCCAATTAGCATACTAAATATGATAATAGAGATATGTCCGGGATCAAGTAATGCCTCCATCAGATACGTATCGATAATAGCAAAAATCCCCTTGCCAATAGCTATAAAAAAGTTAGTTCCGGCATATTTAAAGATAGTTGCAGTACCAAATAACAATCCAACAAAAAGAGATGAAAATACTTCTTTGGTTATAAGGGCCATTATAATAGCAATTAATGGAGGAAGTATTGATAGCCATAGAGGGATTGGGTTGACGCTTTTGGTAATTACTTTTCCTGAACTTATTACTTGTATGTCAGAAGGTTCGATAAATGTAAAGTTGGTATGGTAACCTGCTTTATCTTTTTCAAGATGAACTCTTACCCCGTTGATGAGTAACCTTGGGGGCATATGTGTAATGTCATCAATACCTTCAATACTAATTTTTGAATCAACACCTTTCATTACCGCAGGAGGTAATTTAAGTTTAATATCAGTAGCATTTACGGTAACAGATAGAGAAAGAAAAGCGAAAGTAAAAAGCAAAATGCGCTTAAGGGCAGATTTAAAAGTAAGTGCCATATTTAAATTATAGATTAATCTTTTGCGTGAAATAAAAATCAAATTTTTGAAGTAACAAATAATTTATCAATCAATTTTTTTGCCAAACTGTTGAATGAAATGTGAATATGTATTAAATTAAACAAATAATACATCAGAGATCTGATGGTAAAGGCTTGATTCATAGGTTGGGGGGTTATAATTTAAATAGGGAATTAATTAAGGAATTTACTAAATGAAAGATTTGGGGTTTAATATTTTTGACACACATTTACCAAAGGTAGAGCCCATGAAAGGTAGAATTTTAATTGCTGAACCCTTTCTACAGGGGCCGTATTTCAATAGATCCATTGTTTTTTTAACCGAACATGGTGATGAAGGTGC includes:
- a CDS encoding thiamine pyrophosphate-dependent enzyme, which gives rise to MSEKAAELSFEDFKNEVINDYKTACVSRNMSLLARKEVLGGKAKFGIFGDGKEIPQIAMAKQFKEGDWRSGYYRDQTFILAAGMTTPKQFFALLYGETRTELNPDNGGRSFNNHFGTRIIDDNGNWKDLTKLKCTASDISPTAGQMPRLVGLAMASKLYRNNPDLKNHTGFSVNGNEVAFGTIGDASTSEGHFFETLNAASVLQIPMAVSVWDDGYGISVPKSVQTTKESISKAMKGFEKGPKDASGMLIYTAKGWDYAGLCQMYEEGIRKCRNEHVPVLFHVEELTQPVGHSTSGSHERYKSTERLEWEKEYDGIRQMRIWMIESNLASIEELDQLEEEAYKEVRTAQKEAYKEFQDLLKGERQELIDIITRKECVCSDASQPKIDALVKELKSSMALTRKEILSTARRALRFYCSTCDKPNGIKNELQAWIKKYFEEGWENYSAWLYSEDEHSALNVSPLTPAYNDDAVNVPGREILRDNFDYIFANYPEVITFGEDTGFLGGVNQTLEGMQAKYGDMRVRDTGIRETTILGKGIGMALRGLRPIAEIQYFDYLMYALQTMSDDLATTRYRTKNGQKAPVIVRTRGHRLEGIWHSGSPLSMVINSIRGIYVCVPRDMTRAAGFYNTLLQGDDPALVIEPLNGYRLREPQPYNIGEFKIPLGVPEVLVEGNDVTLVTYGSCVRIAQEAIKQLNELGVSVELIDVQTLLPFDIKGIIGESVKKTNRIVFFDEDVPGGATAYMMNKVVEGQKAFYHLDASPRTVTAKDHRPAYGTDGDYFSNPSAEDVYEAIYDMMSEVDPHRFPSIY
- a CDS encoding Na+/H+ antiporter NhaC family protein; amino-acid sequence: MALTFKSALKRILLFTFAFLSLSVTVNATDIKLKLPPAVMKGVDSKISIEGIDDITHMPPRLLINGVRVHLEKDKAGYHTNFTFIEPSDIQVISSGKVITKSVNPIPLWLSILPPLIAIIMALITKEVFSSLFVGLLFGTATIFKYAGTNFFIAIGKGIFAIIDTYLMEALLDPGHISIIIFSMLIGGMVTLISLNGGMKGIVNILSRYANNRRSGQFITYLMGLVIFFDDYANTLVVGNTMRPVTDRLKISREKLAYLVDSTSAPIAAIAFITTWIGAELSYIQEGIVNLGLNTTPYSVFLNSLQYSFYPILTLVFVALIIWQKRDFGPMLSAEKQAVEHTPEINQKDNKRGPQILKELEVSEDITPRWYNAAIPILVVVLGTLIGLIYTGWDSATWASNNLSFTSKLSHTIGAADVFNALIWSSLSGVFSAMILTSVQRLLTMKESIEGVINGFKTMFNALLILSFAWSLALLTSHLHTAHFITHILTSINISPYFIPALTFIFSAFIAFSTGSSWGTMAIIYPLMLPAIWKLGVDSGLPHDEVMPLFYNVVSAVLAGSVLGDHCSPISDTTILSSLACSCNHIHHVRTQMPYALTVAAISMFFGTLPVALGFPVWASYILAIGVLFTVVKMFGKRV